A genomic region of Synechococcus sp. NOUM97013 contains the following coding sequences:
- a CDS encoding four-carbon acid sugar kinase family protein: protein MTIVVIDDDPTGSQTVHSCPLLLCWDVDTLRRGLRHPSPLLFVLANTRALPPEAAAARNREIVAALEQALQHEGLDPRDLVLVSRGDSTLRGHGVLEPQVLAQELAGRFGPVQATLHVPAFLSGGRTTVDGEHRLHGQPVHTTPFARDGSFGFSTSQLDAWLEEKSAGAIPADSVLRLTGEQLSCAAAARHQDAAAAEPFQALVAWLQALDGNQPVVVDAEHQEQLDALGAAVSALQGQRRFLFRSAASLINGLVDGGGEPLGPQPLDAEGLAALRRCDPAGQPLPGLVLVGSHVPLADQQLETLLSDPRCEGLELPVARIARVLEGGTPDLLLADLEREWQARLRQLLADGRTPVLFTSRGELRFGEGAQADRRRLAFGMDLARLMARLAAACVPQLGYLISKGGITTGTLLAEGLGLGAVQLEGQLLPGLSLVRPLLSGEMSGELSADSAPLSDVLAADLAGLPILTFPGNLGDASTLAQAWRLMDRGV, encoded by the coding sequence ATGACCATTGTTGTGATCGACGACGATCCCACCGGTTCGCAGACGGTGCACAGCTGCCCGTTGCTGCTGTGTTGGGATGTGGACACGCTGCGGCGGGGGTTGCGCCACCCCTCGCCGCTGCTGTTTGTGCTTGCTAACACCCGGGCCCTGCCGCCAGAGGCCGCTGCTGCCCGCAATCGCGAGATTGTGGCGGCTCTGGAGCAGGCGCTTCAGCACGAGGGCCTCGACCCCAGAGATCTGGTGCTGGTGAGTCGGGGTGATTCCACCCTGCGGGGCCATGGCGTGCTGGAGCCGCAGGTGCTGGCGCAGGAACTGGCCGGTCGCTTCGGGCCTGTGCAGGCCACGTTGCATGTGCCGGCGTTTCTCTCCGGCGGCCGCACCACCGTTGATGGCGAGCATCGGCTCCACGGCCAACCGGTGCACACCACCCCCTTCGCTCGCGATGGCAGTTTCGGCTTCAGCACCAGTCAGCTGGATGCCTGGCTGGAGGAGAAAAGCGCAGGGGCGATTCCGGCTGATTCAGTACTGCGACTGACGGGAGAGCAGCTTTCGTGCGCCGCTGCGGCACGGCACCAGGATGCGGCGGCGGCGGAGCCTTTTCAGGCGTTGGTGGCCTGGCTGCAGGCACTGGATGGCAATCAACCGGTGGTGGTGGATGCGGAGCACCAGGAGCAGCTGGATGCCCTGGGGGCTGCCGTGTCGGCGTTGCAGGGACAGCGACGGTTTCTGTTTCGTTCCGCTGCGAGCCTGATCAATGGCCTGGTGGATGGTGGGGGCGAACCCCTGGGTCCGCAGCCCCTGGATGCTGAAGGTCTGGCGGCCCTGCGGCGCTGTGATCCTGCAGGGCAGCCTCTCCCCGGTTTGGTGCTGGTGGGATCCCATGTGCCCTTGGCCGATCAACAGCTGGAGACGTTGCTGTCGGATCCCCGCTGCGAGGGGCTGGAGCTGCCCGTGGCCCGCATCGCTCGGGTGCTGGAGGGCGGCACTCCGGATCTGCTGCTGGCCGATTTGGAGCGTGAATGGCAGGCGCGCCTGCGGCAGCTGCTGGCCGATGGCCGGACGCCGGTGCTGTTCACCAGTCGCGGCGAGCTGCGCTTTGGAGAGGGAGCCCAAGCCGATCGGCGTCGTCTGGCCTTTGGCATGGATTTGGCTCGACTGATGGCACGGCTCGCCGCCGCTTGCGTGCCGCAGCTCGGCTACCTGATCAGCAAAGGGGGAATCACCACCGGCACCCTGCTGGCGGAGGGGCTTGGCCTGGGCGCGGTGCAGCTGGAGGGGCAGCTGCTGCCGGGGTTGTCCCTGGTGCGGCCGTTGCTGTCTGGGGAGATGTCTGGGGAGTTATCCGCTGATTCCGCTCCGCTGTCGGATGTGCTGGCAGCGGATCTCGCGGGGCTGCCAATCCTCACCTTCCCGGGGAATCTCGGCGATGCCTCCACCTTGGCGCAGGCCTGGCGTCTGATGGATCGCGGCGTCTGA
- a CDS encoding (Fe-S)-binding protein has protein sequence MSKPRSAEPATTTLPGLPEGVTDPCVHCGFCLPTCASYRVLGTEMDSPRGRIHTLKAIAAGELEMNATVAGHFDSCLGCFACVSACPSGVRYDQLIEATRPRLNQPELRTPWQTSFRKLLLTVLPYPRRLRALLTPLRAYAGTPLQKLARNSGALKLLGPQLEAMEALLPPLAGEGFADRFAPVNPAVGARRGRVGLVLGCVQRCFDPAVNAATLAVLQANGFEVVIPKEQGCCGAASHHQGQMEQTRELAADLVQRFEHAGGAEPLDAVLVAASGCGHTLKAYGEILGDRTNSFVCPVQDVHEFLAEQGLNPDFQASLQPLQHADGSPASAARPLTVAYHDACHMIHGQGITGQPRQLLQAIPHLQLREATEAGVCCGSAGIYNLVQPEEAGELGRIKVDDLSGTGAELIASANIGCTLQLRRHLEDSQVAATVRHPMELLAHSAQLISA, from the coding sequence ATGAGCAAGCCCCGTAGCGCCGAGCCCGCAACCACTACGCTCCCTGGCCTGCCGGAGGGGGTCACCGATCCCTGCGTGCACTGCGGCTTCTGCCTGCCCACCTGTGCCAGCTACCGCGTGCTGGGCACAGAGATGGATTCCCCCCGTGGCCGCATCCACACCCTCAAGGCCATCGCAGCCGGTGAGCTGGAGATGAACGCCACGGTGGCGGGGCATTTCGACAGCTGCCTGGGCTGCTTTGCCTGCGTGAGCGCCTGCCCCTCCGGCGTGCGTTACGACCAGCTGATCGAAGCCACCCGGCCCCGTCTCAATCAGCCAGAACTGCGCACTCCCTGGCAGACCAGCTTCCGCAAGCTGCTGCTGACGGTGTTGCCCTATCCCAGACGGCTGCGTGCCCTGCTCACCCCCCTGCGCGCCTACGCCGGCACACCACTGCAGAAGCTGGCCCGCAACAGCGGTGCCCTGAAGCTGCTCGGCCCCCAGCTGGAGGCGATGGAGGCACTGCTACCACCGCTTGCAGGAGAAGGATTCGCCGATCGCTTCGCCCCTGTGAACCCGGCTGTCGGTGCACGCCGCGGCCGGGTGGGGCTGGTGCTCGGCTGCGTGCAACGCTGTTTTGACCCGGCGGTGAATGCCGCCACGCTGGCAGTGCTGCAGGCCAACGGCTTCGAGGTGGTGATTCCCAAGGAGCAGGGCTGCTGCGGAGCCGCAAGCCATCACCAGGGGCAGATGGAGCAGACCCGGGAGCTAGCGGCGGACCTGGTGCAACGCTTCGAGCACGCCGGCGGCGCAGAACCACTCGATGCCGTGCTGGTGGCAGCCTCCGGCTGCGGCCACACCCTCAAGGCCTATGGCGAAATCCTTGGCGACAGAACCAATTCCTTCGTCTGCCCCGTGCAGGACGTGCACGAATTCCTGGCGGAGCAGGGCTTAAATCCAGACTTCCAGGCCTCTCTGCAGCCGCTCCAGCATGCCGATGGCAGCCCAGCCTCAGCCGCTCGCCCCCTGACGGTGGCGTATCACGATGCCTGTCACATGATTCATGGCCAGGGCATCACCGGTCAGCCGCGGCAACTGCTCCAGGCCATTCCCCATCTGCAGCTGCGCGAAGCCACCGAGGCAGGGGTCTGCTGCGGCAGTGCCGGCATCTACAACCTGGTGCAACCAGAGGAAGCAGGGGAACTGGGGCGCATCAAGGTCGACGACCTCAGCGGCACCGGAGCCGAGCTGATCGCCAGCGCCAACATCGGTTGCACCCTGCAGCTGCGCCGGCATCTGGAGGACAGCCAAGTGGCGGCAACGGTGCGTCACCCGATGGAACTGCTGGCCCACAGCGCCCAACTGATCTCGGCCTAG